A section of the Paenibacillus yonginensis genome encodes:
- a CDS encoding WXG100 family type VII secretion target, with protein MPIRVDVGILESIARQVRSGSRQISDEGRRVNSSVQEMTWKGNAYQRFIADYQTTYTKLNRTVDQMESFADLLERVAEAFRQADLEEDRRRAEQEQREREARARARANVQK; from the coding sequence ATGCCAATTCGGGTTGATGTAGGGATCTTGGAAAGTATAGCTAGACAAGTGAGATCCGGCAGCAGACAAATTTCGGATGAGGGCAGGAGGGTGAATAGCAGCGTCCAGGAGATGACTTGGAAAGGAAATGCTTATCAGCGGTTCATTGCCGATTATCAGACCACTTATACGAAATTGAACCGGACTGTTGACCAAATGGAATCATTTGCCGACTTGTTGGAGCGAGTGGCGGAAGCCTTCCGACAAGCCGATTTGGAAGAGGATCGCAGAAGGGCGGAGCAGGAACAGCGAGAACGCGAAGCAAGAGCTAGAGCCAGAGCGAATGTGCAGAAGTAG
- a CDS encoding WXG100 family type VII secretion target — protein MASRIKIEPEQIQRIGERFLECCEQNLAMAKELKALIDGLGGDWEGKTRERFYTSYQDAHKQLESASTTLKSVGDELKAIAERFKKTDLST, from the coding sequence ATGGCAAGTCGTATCAAAATTGAGCCGGAACAAATTCAGCGCATCGGAGAGCGTTTCTTGGAATGCTGTGAACAAAATCTGGCTATGGCGAAAGAATTGAAAGCCCTGATAGATGGGCTGGGTGGTGACTGGGAGGGAAAGACGAGGGAACGATTTTATACTTCATATCAGGATGCCCACAAACAATTGGAGAGTGCATCAACCACGTTGAAAAGTGTGGGTGACGAACTGAAAGCTATAGCTGAAAGATTCAAGAAAACAGATTTAAGTACATAA
- a CDS encoding protein kinase domain-containing protein: MFPPEERTVSLSIMESSYELAEHPLVSGIPYGQEGRQGTVYKLIRTEDGLPFALKVFRPSYRDPALVKKAAELNRYAELEGLKAASREVIDPQNSKELLSRYPELLYAAVMPWIEGSTWNEIISQKQVLSVHECMDNAAALAETLTKMEEHGLAHTDLSSSNLMLSTTSDGMNIQLIDLEDLYAGGASEPDELPAGGDGYKSPSIQLESAWGAQVDRFPGGLLLAELLAWADPDIRESSFGDSYFAPNEIQQSCERYERMVRTLLSLYGPGMAGLFERVWSAEQLQQCPSFAEWSLALMAAQRQLDESLQSLQEEGEQEEKGQQQQETADLLEEGHSYEEVSVSMGEQEEDLPWESAERFPDEEVRNKLDKARELERLGKWPSALWEYGRLIEYFPKRSSLRREIEMVMDAIQDKLDSSEGEAIQGGVVQQIQRQAATFQEESAYRKLWMILSAAAGVILVVAVVVYLL, encoded by the coding sequence TTGTTTCCACCAGAAGAACGTACGGTTTCATTATCCATAATGGAGAGCAGCTACGAATTGGCCGAGCATCCGCTTGTCTCGGGAATTCCCTATGGCCAGGAAGGCCGGCAGGGCACCGTATATAAGCTGATTAGGACAGAGGATGGGTTGCCGTTTGCATTAAAAGTATTCCGTCCTTCTTACAGGGATCCGGCTCTTGTTAAAAAAGCGGCCGAGCTAAACCGCTATGCCGAGCTTGAAGGTCTGAAAGCTGCTTCTAGAGAGGTTATTGATCCGCAGAACAGCAAAGAGCTGCTGAGCCGTTACCCAGAGCTGTTATACGCTGCAGTAATGCCTTGGATTGAAGGGAGTACCTGGAACGAAATAATCAGCCAGAAGCAGGTTCTCTCCGTTCATGAGTGTATGGATAATGCCGCTGCTCTTGCGGAAACGCTGACCAAAATGGAAGAGCACGGTTTAGCGCATACAGATCTTTCCTCTTCTAATCTAATGCTCTCCACAACATCTGATGGAATGAACATACAGCTGATCGATTTGGAGGACCTTTACGCTGGAGGTGCTTCCGAGCCGGACGAACTTCCGGCAGGCGGTGATGGGTACAAATCTCCAAGCATCCAGCTGGAATCGGCTTGGGGAGCTCAGGTTGACAGATTTCCAGGCGGTCTGCTGCTCGCAGAGCTGCTGGCCTGGGCAGATCCGGACATTCGCGAGAGCAGCTTTGGAGACAGTTATTTTGCTCCCAATGAGATTCAGCAATCCTGCGAACGCTATGAACGGATGGTTCGGACGCTGCTCAGCTTATATGGGCCGGGTATGGCCGGTTTATTTGAAAGAGTGTGGTCGGCTGAACAGCTGCAGCAATGTCCTTCTTTTGCCGAATGGTCGCTTGCTCTAATGGCTGCACAGAGACAACTGGACGAATCCCTTCAATCTCTTCAAGAAGAGGGAGAGCAAGAAGAGAAGGGACAACAGCAACAGGAAACAGCAGACTTATTGGAAGAAGGGCATTCCTATGAAGAAGTCTCTGTATCTATGGGAGAACAGGAAGAAGACCTGCCTTGGGAATCTGCAGAACGTTTTCCGGATGAAGAGGTTAGAAACAAGCTGGACAAAGCAAGAGAATTGGAGAGACTAGGGAAATGGCCTTCTGCGTTATGGGAATATGGCCGTTTAATCGAATATTTTCCGAAGCGGTCCTCCTTAAGAAGAGAAATTGAAATGGTTATGGATGCGATTCAAGACAAACTGGACAGCAGTGAAGGAGAAGCGATTCAAGGCGGGGTCGTCCAGCAGATTCAGCGCCAGGCCGCAACCTTCCAAGAGGAGTCGGCATACAGGAAGCTTTGGATGATATTAAGTGCTGCAGCCGGTGTGATTCTAGTTGTGGCTGTGGTGGTTTATCTGCTCTAA
- a CDS encoding vWA domain-containing protein gives MSYQIQATADTPALIIYLLDISGSMTLEFEGRRRMDVLNEALRTAIRQMVYRSTKGSRLSPRYRISILAYSDEVYDLLDGVKSIDRISNSSNLPELYPRRFTDTAKAFRQAEKILQSELPNLRDCPAPLVCHITDGVYTGEDPEPVAERIKAMSVADGNVLIENIFMTDEAGVGRIKDIKAWGGMMPDSFAADPYTEKLKRMSSVLPESYRELMVESAYSIRRGALMMLPGTSSDLISLGFQMSASTPVKTFI, from the coding sequence ATGAGCTATCAAATTCAAGCAACCGCTGATACCCCTGCTCTCATTATTTATCTGCTTGATATAAGCGGGTCTATGACCCTGGAATTTGAAGGCAGACGGAGAATGGATGTGCTGAATGAAGCGTTGAGAACAGCGATCCGGCAGATGGTATACCGTTCCACTAAGGGCTCGAGGTTATCTCCCCGATACCGGATTTCTATTCTGGCTTACAGTGATGAGGTGTATGACTTACTCGATGGAGTCAAATCAATCGACCGGATTTCAAACAGCAGTAACTTGCCGGAGCTTTATCCCAGACGATTTACAGATACAGCTAAAGCATTCAGACAAGCTGAGAAAATCTTGCAAAGCGAACTGCCAAACCTGCGGGATTGCCCCGCTCCGCTTGTCTGCCATATTACGGACGGGGTTTATACGGGCGAAGATCCTGAGCCAGTTGCAGAACGAATTAAAGCTATGTCTGTAGCGGATGGAAATGTGCTGATTGAGAACATATTTATGACGGATGAAGCGGGTGTCGGAAGGATCAAGGACATCAAGGCCTGGGGAGGAATGATGCCGGACAGTTTTGCAGCCGATCCTTATACGGAGAAACTTAAGCGAATGTCCTCTGTTCTTCCTGAATCGTATAGGGAACTGATGGTTGAATCCGCCTATTCCATCCGCCGAGGGGCATTAATGATGCTGCCTGGCACAAGCTCGGATTTAATATCACTTGGATTTCAAATGTCCGCATCAACACCTGTTAAGACATTTATATAG
- a CDS encoding WXG100 family type VII secretion target: MARILITPEEMDNVAKQFSSAADQSRDMASKLNSTIQSMQGQWEGMTQQKFFQRYETDKKNMDTYINMLKDVSTELNKIAERFRTADQQA, translated from the coding sequence ATGGCACGTATTTTAATTACACCTGAAGAGATGGATAATGTAGCAAAGCAATTTAGTTCAGCAGCAGATCAAAGCAGGGATATGGCAAGTAAATTGAATTCCACGATTCAATCGATGCAGGGACAATGGGAAGGCATGACACAGCAAAAGTTTTTCCAAAGATATGAGACAGACAAGAAAAACATGGATACATACATTAACATGCTGAAAGATGTTTCTACCGAACTGAACAAAATTGCTGAACGCTTTAGAACTGCGGATCAACAAGCCTAA
- the essC gene encoding type VII secretion protein EssC, whose product MSHFFYRRSPRIIKEQGGQHIEVFRPPTVPQAPSFNLISVMVPIIVTVAGAAAMMMFYSQKGNSSYVVVQMISLCTMVTSYFIPILVHFQQKAKHKQVLRKRNQNYEAHLNEQREKLQSWKNDLILNWHQTHLEPQFCLQSVSDRSSTIWERIPQDADFLKIRAGIGTVPSGFSITVPKQEGIDKDPLIEKAGELAERFSTIPNAPALLDLNKYRVVGLVGEEEDLKAFCRALVTQIATHHSPDEVKLAAFMSKMQMDEWDWLRWLPHIWDDKRSGRYLFVEGGYKPQVLDYLNSLLQRRLWLKEQETALPFIICLLPYIEMLEDEPILPMLMKEGDKIGTTSIVLAERQDLLPKECQLVLEIRNGEAVMRSTNVTGGATGSAYAKPKDEIPFVQSFKPDLIPIDEADHFARKMAPYRVKTSSADEIANVLTLFDLYGIQKIGELDVSKRWEENRYPDTLPFPVGVRGGMKPVLLNLHDKIERKGHGPHGLMAGTTGSGKSEVIQSIIASLAIQYHPHDLAFMLIDYKGGGMSNTFADLPHVIAAITNLEEEGLIERSKVSLRAELNRRQKLFVAAGNVQHIDEYYKTEWRSHSPLPHLFIIIDEFAQLKKDQPEFMNELVSIAAIGRTLGVHLLLATQKPGGIVDDKIWSNSRYRICLRVQDEADSREMIKISDAAYITTPGRGYLQVGSNEVFELLQFAWSGAPYNPDKSLNQTSLGLYRIELDGGRTKLPDPSDNQVELAGSKKREAAGLEQKQLGVLIQHIASYAERTGIERLPGPWMPPLPTQVALEEIPEFGEQVNELLTPIVGLVDDVANQTQFPLKIDIESGNWLIYGMPGTGKTTFIQTLLFSLAKTSTPEDIHIYTIDFGRMLKDYSIMPHVGDVILDDQEEKLLRLVAFIEEELNGRRTLFAEAGVKSRKTYCEDTGNTLPALLIIIDGYVSLKTQYEAVHEKLEILVREGSSFGIYFLMTVNRVSDIFDRIRSNFPNAVSYLLADAGDYHYTVGRLSKIPGQLPEGRGFIKGHLPPYEFQTALALNADSESIRAKLIREEFTRLDSNWTGERPQTIRTLPEVLPLEELRHEEDANRSDRLTLGLKVDNLKIFEWSLEEGPYFTIGGRMESGKTSLLMTIGLMAAKQYAPEELRCYLFDIRRSAPGLGSLKDLKHVEAYVTDERTLEDVLAEIKQIVEQRVQEGDEPEAGLCSRPRLLLLIDDADVLAKRVSSNYNLTDKLEYITRYGRESGVFIIAAGQANDMHQNWDNWLKEVKSAQVGWLLGTTDSSEMQLFNIKIPYDQSGKMLPAGEGYYVKRKFEKVKMAHAFAHGHEQFSEQVDKVNAVWSRPVAQV is encoded by the coding sequence ATGTCTCATTTTTTCTATCGCAGATCTCCTCGGATTATCAAAGAACAAGGCGGACAGCATATCGAGGTCTTTCGCCCGCCAACGGTTCCGCAGGCCCCATCGTTTAATCTGATATCCGTCATGGTGCCTATTATTGTCACGGTTGCGGGAGCAGCAGCTATGATGATGTTTTATTCCCAGAAAGGCAACAGCTCCTACGTTGTTGTTCAAATGATTTCTTTATGCACAATGGTCACCTCGTATTTTATACCGATATTGGTTCATTTTCAGCAGAAAGCCAAACACAAACAAGTTTTGCGAAAAAGAAACCAAAACTATGAAGCTCATTTAAATGAACAGCGGGAGAAACTTCAAAGCTGGAAAAATGATCTGATTCTTAATTGGCACCAAACCCATTTAGAGCCGCAGTTTTGTCTTCAGTCTGTAAGCGATCGGAGTTCAACGATTTGGGAGAGAATCCCCCAGGATGCCGACTTTTTGAAGATCCGAGCGGGCATCGGAACAGTTCCGAGCGGTTTTTCAATAACGGTTCCCAAGCAGGAAGGGATTGATAAGGATCCGCTTATTGAGAAGGCTGGCGAATTAGCGGAGCGATTCTCAACGATTCCCAATGCTCCGGCACTGTTGGATCTGAATAAGTATCGCGTGGTTGGCCTTGTTGGAGAGGAAGAGGATTTAAAGGCATTCTGCCGGGCGCTCGTGACACAGATTGCAACCCACCACTCTCCTGATGAAGTTAAACTAGCGGCCTTCATGAGCAAAATGCAAATGGACGAATGGGACTGGCTAAGATGGCTGCCTCATATTTGGGATGATAAGCGCAGCGGCAGATATCTATTTGTGGAAGGGGGGTATAAGCCGCAGGTATTAGACTATCTGAATTCACTCCTTCAGCGCCGTTTGTGGCTTAAAGAGCAGGAAACCGCATTGCCGTTTATCATTTGTCTTCTTCCTTATATAGAGATGCTTGAGGATGAACCGATTCTGCCGATGCTTATGAAAGAAGGGGACAAGATAGGTACAACCTCCATCGTTTTGGCAGAAAGGCAGGACTTGCTTCCTAAAGAGTGTCAGCTGGTTCTGGAAATCCGCAATGGGGAAGCCGTCATGCGTTCGACAAACGTTACCGGAGGGGCGACGGGTTCGGCTTATGCCAAACCTAAGGATGAAATACCTTTTGTCCAGTCTTTTAAACCCGATCTGATCCCTATTGATGAAGCGGATCATTTTGCCAGAAAGATGGCTCCTTATCGGGTGAAGACGAGCTCTGCCGATGAAATTGCGAATGTGCTGACTTTGTTTGATTTATATGGAATCCAAAAGATCGGAGAGTTGGATGTCTCCAAACGTTGGGAAGAGAACCGTTATCCCGACACCCTCCCTTTTCCAGTTGGAGTCAGAGGAGGAATGAAGCCGGTGCTTCTAAACCTGCATGATAAGATTGAGCGGAAGGGTCATGGACCGCACGGCTTGATGGCAGGAACGACTGGTTCCGGGAAAAGTGAAGTCATCCAGTCTATCATTGCTTCGCTTGCTATTCAGTACCACCCTCATGATTTGGCCTTTATGCTCATTGATTATAAGGGCGGGGGAATGTCCAATACGTTTGCAGACTTGCCGCATGTTATAGCCGCGATTACCAATCTGGAGGAAGAAGGACTGATTGAGCGTTCAAAGGTTTCCTTAAGAGCTGAACTGAACCGAAGACAGAAGTTATTTGTAGCTGCCGGTAACGTGCAGCACATCGATGAGTATTATAAGACCGAATGGCGAAGCCATTCTCCTCTGCCGCATTTGTTTATTATTATTGACGAGTTTGCCCAGTTGAAGAAAGATCAGCCTGAGTTTATGAATGAACTGGTTTCTATTGCAGCTATCGGTAGAACACTTGGTGTTCATCTGCTGTTAGCTACGCAGAAACCGGGAGGCATTGTCGACGATAAGATTTGGAGTAACTCTAGATATCGGATTTGTCTCAGGGTGCAGGACGAAGCGGATAGCCGGGAAATGATCAAGATTAGCGATGCGGCATACATAACTACACCCGGAAGAGGTTATTTGCAAGTTGGTAGCAATGAAGTATTTGAGCTTTTACAGTTTGCCTGGAGCGGTGCGCCTTATAATCCTGATAAGTCATTAAATCAGACTAGTCTTGGTCTGTATCGAATCGAATTGGATGGAGGACGAACTAAACTTCCTGACCCGTCTGATAACCAGGTTGAACTGGCTGGAAGCAAGAAAAGGGAAGCTGCAGGACTTGAACAGAAGCAGCTAGGTGTGTTGATTCAGCATATTGCCAGCTACGCCGAAAGAACAGGCATTGAAAGGCTGCCAGGTCCTTGGATGCCTCCGCTTCCTACGCAGGTGGCGTTAGAAGAGATTCCCGAGTTCGGCGAACAAGTCAACGAACTGCTTACACCCATTGTGGGTCTTGTCGATGATGTGGCCAACCAGACTCAATTTCCGCTGAAGATTGATATTGAATCTGGGAACTGGTTAATTTACGGCATGCCGGGCACGGGTAAGACAACCTTTATTCAGACGCTGCTGTTTTCCTTGGCGAAGACAAGTACGCCCGAGGACATCCATATTTACACTATCGACTTTGGCCGGATGCTTAAGGATTATTCCATTATGCCGCATGTGGGTGATGTTATCCTGGATGATCAAGAGGAGAAATTACTTCGTCTAGTTGCCTTCATTGAAGAAGAACTGAACGGCAGACGAACGCTGTTTGCTGAAGCGGGTGTGAAATCAAGAAAAACATACTGTGAGGACACTGGAAATACACTTCCTGCCCTGCTGATCATCATCGATGGTTATGTAAGCTTAAAAACACAGTATGAAGCCGTACATGAAAAGCTTGAGATTTTGGTGCGCGAAGGTTCAAGTTTTGGTATTTATTTCCTCATGACGGTTAACCGGGTTTCCGATATTTTTGATCGGATCCGCAGCAATTTTCCGAATGCTGTTTCATACCTGCTAGCCGATGCGGGGGATTATCACTATACGGTAGGTCGTTTGTCAAAAATACCGGGTCAGCTTCCTGAGGGCCGTGGTTTCATCAAGGGACATCTTCCGCCATATGAATTCCAAACGGCCTTGGCTCTGAATGCTGACAGCGAGTCGATAAGAGCCAAATTAATCCGGGAGGAATTTACCCGTCTGGATTCGAACTGGACAGGAGAAAGACCGCAAACCATCCGTACGCTTCCTGAAGTGCTGCCTTTGGAAGAGCTGCGTCATGAGGAAGACGCGAATAGGTCTGATCGGCTTACGCTGGGTTTGAAGGTTGATAACCTGAAAATTTTTGAGTGGAGCTTGGAGGAAGGACCTTATTTTACCATCGGAGGAAGAATGGAATCGGGCAAAACGTCATTGCTGATGACGATCGGGTTGATGGCTGCTAAGCAGTATGCCCCTGAGGAGCTCCGTTGTTATTTATTCGATATACGTCGCTCAGCCCCTGGTCTAGGGTCATTGAAGGACTTGAAGCATGTAGAGGCATATGTGACAGACGAACGCACGCTGGAGGATGTATTAGCGGAGATTAAACAGATTGTTGAACAGAGAGTTCAGGAGGGGGACGAGCCGGAAGCAGGATTGTGTAGTCGTCCACGACTGTTGCTGCTGATTGACGATGCAGACGTTTTAGCCAAACGTGTGTCCTCTAATTACAACCTAACGGATAAGCTTGAATATATTACGAGATACGGCCGGGAAAGCGGCGTCTTCATCATAGCTGCAGGACAAGCCAATGATATGCACCAAAATTGGGATAACTGGCTGAAGGAGGTCAAATCTGCTCAAGTAGGCTGGCTGCTCGGAACCACCGACTCAAGCGAAATGCAGCTGTTTAATATCAAAATTCCTTATGATCAAAGTGGAAAAATGCTCCCGGCGGGCGAAGGATACTATGTCAAACGGAAATTCGAAAAAGTAAAAATGGCTCATGCTTTTGCACATGGTCATGAACAATTTTCCGAGCAGGTCGACAAAGTCAATGCTGTCTGGTCTCGTCCTGTTGCTCAAGTTTAA
- a CDS encoding DUF600 domain-containing protein, whose amino-acid sequence MSKVFEDIFSELQTDMVAICLEYVQNKAEEIYIYCSFEERVISSDFFCRINGKIVKKHKLNDALNDNDSFRYNTSVERQKTVLRIINEDIEKTYNLCNEYGREMPTEIKLVYNVIRNSLNAEYKYELVYSKDPVKTADDVAKEWFEEIQQVKE is encoded by the coding sequence ATGAGCAAAGTTTTTGAAGACATATTTAGTGAACTTCAAACAGACATGGTTGCCATATGCTTAGAGTATGTGCAGAATAAAGCGGAAGAAATATATATATACTGTTCCTTTGAAGAAAGAGTTATATCTAGCGATTTCTTTTGTCGTATTAATGGTAAGATTGTAAAGAAGCATAAATTGAATGACGCACTAAATGACAATGACAGTTTTAGATATAATACTTCAGTTGAACGGCAAAAAACAGTATTACGTATAATCAATGAGGACATTGAAAAAACATACAATTTATGTAACGAGTATGGGCGAGAAATGCCTACTGAGATTAAACTCGTATATAACGTTATAAGAAATAGCCTTAATGCTGAGTACAAATATGAATTGGTCTATTCAAAAGATCCTGTGAAAACCGCAGACGACGTAGCAAAGGAATGGTTTGAAGAAATTCAACAAGTTAAAGAATAG
- a CDS encoding DNA/RNA non-specific endonuclease — protein MRIEAEITGIKQTGQRLASASQNLSQLRDSLRRTMGGLTMESRRRPEIDSQYQQIDRWLWELGQEMETLSRYTARKAEQFADDDNHSLQLKSGTGWSWKNSLGNVLDFLPVIGNIEGLIEALSGRDTETGGKLEGWERLLYGIGPLGKGVLQGAKLLGAADELAEGIQFVSRATAEAGAKLQSVGKATLEGLQEGVEVGWDFIQGAKSAIQEDMSLGFLKDPEREYEHPISEKVGELTGHTVGTVLGALETLIGLGGEAGSIVLDATGVGTLVGVPGMAASAALAAYGLTSAKTGAAGVGSSARDLVQMVKGEGKGEPPTKTFVDSPFDEAGKLKPNVKYKAGEHQYDYETDHIGRIEKFSTDELKLTTREERLPHDSDTPGKEPGDHAGHLAGDRFGGSPEIDNLVSQSSNVNLSQYKKIENQWAVAIKEGKNVKVNVEVKYDGDSLRPSKFNVDYEIDGEVFSKSLLN, from the coding sequence TTGCGGATCGAAGCAGAGATCACAGGGATCAAGCAGACGGGCCAGCGGCTGGCGTCTGCCTCCCAAAATCTGAGCCAGCTGCGGGACTCCCTGCGCCGGACGATGGGCGGGCTTACGATGGAAAGCCGAAGACGCCCTGAGATCGACAGTCAGTACCAGCAAATCGACCGCTGGCTGTGGGAACTGGGTCAGGAGATGGAGACCTTATCGCGTTATACCGCGCGTAAAGCCGAGCAGTTTGCCGATGATGACAACCACAGCCTACAGCTTAAAAGTGGGACCGGATGGAGCTGGAAGAACAGCCTGGGGAACGTACTGGACTTTCTGCCGGTGATCGGCAATATCGAAGGGCTGATCGAAGCCTTGAGCGGACGGGACACGGAGACGGGAGGAAAGCTGGAAGGCTGGGAACGGCTCTTGTATGGAATCGGCCCGCTGGGCAAGGGGGTGCTGCAGGGCGCTAAACTGCTGGGTGCGGCGGACGAGCTGGCGGAAGGGATCCAATTTGTGAGCCGGGCAACGGCAGAAGCGGGAGCGAAGCTGCAAAGTGTAGGGAAGGCCACCCTAGAGGGTCTGCAGGAAGGGGTGGAAGTGGGCTGGGATTTTATCCAAGGCGCAAAGAGTGCCATACAAGAGGATATGTCCCTGGGATTTTTAAAGGATCCGGAAAGGGAATATGAACACCCGATCTCTGAGAAGGTAGGAGAATTAACGGGACATACTGTGGGAACCGTACTAGGAGCCTTGGAAACGCTGATCGGATTAGGCGGAGAGGCCGGATCGATCGTGCTGGATGCGACAGGAGTAGGAACCCTCGTTGGAGTTCCGGGGATGGCGGCGTCGGCAGCTTTGGCGGCTTACGGACTAACCTCGGCGAAGACAGGTGCTGCTGGTGTTGGCTCCAGTGCGCGGGACTTGGTTCAGATGGTTAAAGGTGAGGGCAAGGGAGAACCTCCTACTAAAACTTTTGTTGATAGTCCATTTGATGAGGCAGGGAAACTTAAACCAAATGTGAAGTATAAAGCTGGTGAGCATCAATATGATTATGAAACAGATCATATTGGGAGAATTGAAAAATTTAGTACGGATGAATTAAAATTAACTACGAGAGAAGAACGCCTACCGCATGATTCAGATACGCCAGGCAAAGAGCCAGGAGATCATGCAGGTCATTTGGCAGGAGATAGGTTCGGTGGCTCACCCGAGATTGATAACCTTGTATCGCAGTCAAGCAATGTTAATTTGAGCCAATACAAAAAAATTGAGAATCAATGGGCTGTGGCCATTAAAGAAGGGAAAAATGTTAAGGTAAATGTTGAAGTTAAATATGATGGGGACAGTCTTCGTCCATCAAAGTTCAATGTAGATTACGAAATTGATGGAGAAGTTTTTTCAAAGAGCCTATTAAATTGA